The Prionailurus bengalensis isolate Pbe53 chromosome F2, Fcat_Pben_1.1_paternal_pri, whole genome shotgun sequence genomic interval CAGTCTTTTCATAACTCTTCTGGGTCTGTAAAGATACCATAAATAAAAGCACTCTAAAATTGGTCTTCTAAATcaagttctttcttttattcacaaGTGTATCCAGAGTTCTTAGAGCAGTGTATGGGGCACACCGGAAACACTAAGTATTGACTGGGTGACAAACGAAGGCGGTCAGGACTGGCAGGAAGAGAAGAGGTTGAGGAGTGAGGAGGCACGGAGGGAtgagggaggcaggaaaagagCCAAAAAAGACTGAGGAGGAGAGACCCgaaaggagggaaaggggaggagaagggaaaggagaatcCAGGGAAGAGCCTGAGGAGGGGGCAGCCCCCCCAAAAaacagggggtgggtgggtgggggtgggcgccTGGGAAGAGGACTCCGGGGGTTGCCACAGGAGcctgaggggaggggtggagaggccGGGAAGGACAAAGGAAGTGTAAAGGAGAAGGGCaggtgaagaagaaaggaaaacagggaaGCCAGAAGGGAAACGAGGAGAGAAGACAAAGAATGacgggagagaagaaggaagggagaaaagatgctCCTACCTGAGCATCTGTCATAACTGAAGGCCACTTGGCATGTATGTACTATGCAAAATCTTAACGTTCTGACTCAACTCCCATGAAAGTATTCAGCCGATTAATAAATTCACTACAAttcatattatatacatttatctgGCTACATgatcaataaattaataaaaacagaagctaTTACATCACATTTTTATTACACGGTTTTTACAAGCTTCATCTTTTAAATTGAGAAGCATGAGACAGTGTCTCTAAATTTCAAACAACTTCCTTACTGAGCACCAACAAATAAACTCAACGGCGATGGGACACATCTTCCCCAACCGGTGCAATACTAAATCTTCCAGGCCCTTTAGCAGCAAGTGACGACGAGATTACCATTTCCTGGGATGATGACATCACAGCTCTTAGTTCTTCCTTTTCTGGTTATTTCCTTTCGCCAAGTGTGCGTGTTTGCTAGAACTCCTACCTTCCTTCACGTCATCTTTGTCTCTGGATGCCATTTTACTAGAAGTATCCTttatatttgttgattttctcctaCTTTCCTTGGCTTTAGCACTTTTGTCTAGGCCCACgttccccttctctctgggctTTTTACCCTTAGGAGACTCTTTCCTGGATATTTCTGCATCGGGAATTTTCTTAGCCTTCCGGtcatcctccttttctttcttcccctttcttctctcttcgcTCTTACTCTCCTTCCTTGACTCgggtttctctttttccttcttgggcTCTTCCTTAGTGAGTTCTTTAACTTTCAGGTTTTCCaatcaaaggaaagaaagtttatTGAACGCATCTCTTAATTCACAAAACAGTAACTTAGTGCAAACGTATGCTCTTTATCTCTCCACACACATGAAATGTTCATTCAGAAAGTGCTTTAATCCTCTAGTTTTCAATCGGCTAAAAACAGATGCAAACCTCTACAAAGTATCCACTATCAAAAAAATGCCAGAAACTTGCCATCCTATTTTTCCAGTGGGAAGTTATGACTTAAGATAAGACTAACATGCAAGATTATTAAAATTGAGTCCATCCATAAAGGCAGTACTTTGCACAAAGGGTTAGCAACTCCCATTTCACAACTGTAATGACATAATTAAAGGAACACGGcagcattacaaaaaaaatgtcCGTAACGTGCAAGTATTCGTacgaagagaattttaaaacttttagttttAACAAAAAGTGATGCCCTTAAAATATTTGTGCTTACGAGCCTTGAAAACATAATGCACAAACGGAAAAAGTAAATGCCATTTAATTTTcttagctaagaaaaaaaaaccccatattcATGAGTATGAAATTTTAAGTTCATCACTTACAGTGCTTAAAATGACAAGTAGAATTTTTTGCCTGCTTATATTCAACATTACGAGATCAGTAttcctttaaatatgttttcttgttaATCTATGTAAAGCTGCTCAAGCCAACATGTTGTCCATCCACACTCATAGGCGAGAGAGCAAATAAATGGAACATACAGGTAATTCCAAATTTC includes:
- the ASPH gene encoding aspartyl/asparaginyl beta-hydroxylase isoform X4; this encodes MAEDTKHGGHKNGRKGGLSGSSFFTWFMVIALLGVWTSVAVVWFDLVDYEEVLGKLGVYDADGDGDFDVDDAKVLLEGPGGVAKRKTKAKVKELTKEEPKKEKEKPESRKESKSEERRKGKKEKEDDRKAKKIPDAEISRKESPKGKKPREKGNVGLDKSAKAKESRRKSTNIKDTSSKMASRDKDDVKEGRSSSKHAHLAKGNNQKRKN